CAGGCGGTAACGTTTGTACCGACCCAGATCGCTGTAAAAGGAGAGGTCTGCATCCCAGTACATGTCGGGATCAATAAAACTAGTTGATATGTATCTGTTTGGACGAAATTGCAGTTTCTTAATAGAGCATCACTAAGAGTACTAGGAGCTCTATTTTCAAAGATTTCTGAATGAATATGCTAAGTTTTTATCATCTGGAAGTGTTGATCGAACTCTATAAATTGATTTACTTACGGTCTTAAGCCAACACCAACACATACTTGGACTTTCTTCCAGGTCGTTTATGATCACTTAGTGCATTTTCAATCAAATGTTTGGCTAGTTATGGTTCTAAGCTGCATTTAAGGTTCTATTACTTTTTCATTATAATTGCTGTTTCTAATTGAAAGTTATGAAACTATTTTTTTTGTAGGCACTTGCCAGCTGTAGCTGCTTTGTTTCCTTTCTTCGAAATTTATTGGTTATGGATGTTGAATCAATTGAAGAATATATGCCGCTTCTTGTTACTTTGACAACATTGTTAGAAGGTAAAATTACTAGGGGGTATACTATGTTGTAACCATAGTTTTTAATTTTATCTGGACCAATATATATTAGGCAGTATTTATTGGTCCGAGGCTGAATTGACACATGGACGAGGCTTTTTTGTCCATTTCAATACAGTTTCCAGCCCTCCCCTTTTAGTTGTTTTTTTTCAATAAGACACTTCGTCTTTTCATGTCCTCACGTTCTCTCTCTCCGCCCCCTTGATCCCTGTTCCTTATGCTGCCTGTCACTGATCCCCATTCCTTCTCTTGCCACCACCTTTTCCTCCAACTCCTTCGCCTGCTTTTCCTCCTCTTCGTGTTCTCGTGTTCCTCCGAAATTTTAATGATGGTTGTAATGTATCCAAACCCCTATCCATTATCTGATAGGTTCCAGATGGATCAGTTCTTGGATTTGGTGTTTTATTAGTGTTATATCTCCCTTCATCTGTGATAGATATTTCATACTTCTAATGTTTTTATGACCATTTAAAGTTTAATATGTGTTATTGCCTAAATTGTAGCTTAAAGTTAATGTGCAATTCATTACAACTTCCAAATTAATTTTGGTTACCTATTGTTTAGATCTATGTATTATTCATGATGAAAGGACTATTTTGGATCCACGAAAAGTGATGCTCGCCTTGAGCTTTTATGTTAGCAGTTTCAAGTTAACTAGACAACAGGTAGTGGTTAAACAGCTTTCACATTCAAAGACTTCACTCATTGTCTAATCAGCATGTACGGATTTTTGTCTGGGTTGCCTTCTCTTTTTATGTAGGATGCTGCAGAAGCATTTCTTCATCTTTTATGTTCTGTGGAAGAAGAAGTTTTGCAGTGTTATGCACCACATAGCAGTTCTCTAGCGGAAATCACTGGTCTTCCTTCTAGGATACATAAGCCAAAGAGCAAAAGCCATACAGACTATGAGCAATGGAGAAGGTATATTTATGGACCATTTGATGGAACAGTTGGAAGCATATTAACTTGTAGAAGCTGTTCATCCATGGTAATGGCCTTTCATATCTTGGATGATGATTATCGGGTTCTGTATGTACCATAGTTCAATTATGTGAAGTACCTAAAGTACTTGCTATTGGAGTACATAAATATTTCTATGCAAAACACAGTTATATTTCTTTGAccttttgaattttatttttcttcaattTAACCGTTTAGATGCACAATTTTTTGTTAGATTTATACCTGTTTGTGGAATTTGTTGATAGCCAGTTATTCTGCATTCCAATCTGCACTCAGATGTATGTATGTTTAGTCTGTTTATTTTTGTCTGCAATCTACATAATGGGTTCTCTCAAGTTTCAAGTctataatttttgcttctttttttaggTTTTGTCACTTAACAGTAGACAAAAGCTTCGAGTTCAAACATGAACATTTCATAATCATTCCAAACACAACTGGGGCAAAAGTTCTTGCAAATATGTACTCCAGAAAGTGGTAAAATACTACTCTAATTCTAATTTAATTGAGTAACCCACTTCACGATTTCCTACCAAATCTAAACTCTTGGTGGCAACATATAGCTCACTTTACAGCGTATAATTTATTGAGACAAACTCAAATCAGATCATGTAAATCTCTAAAATAAGACAAAAATAAGgctgaaaatattaaaaaagaaatGATGACTGTTCTTATCTAGTGGATTACAATCTAAGACCCAACATCTTCTTGTCCCATGAAATTTATGCCCTAGAACCCTAGAGATCTGTAGCTCAATTGTGAAACTCTCCAAACAAGTGTCaaacaattctttccttggaactGTATGTCAGCCTTTTGTAGATGACTTGCAAAGAATAAACCATCAATTCCAATGCTTATTATTTATGAGGGTTATGCAGGACAATACAATGCTTGAATATAATTGTCTCATTTCATGCTAAACTTGCTTTTTGTCATTGTAAGGATTTAATATTTAATGCTGTAGTGGATGACATCAGCCTGTATTTTGTTTTGCTAACTATTACTGGTACAATCCAAGAATGCTTTTTGTCAGAGACGAGACATACATGGGATGTCCCATATACTCTATATTCTTAGTTATTCCATCTTTTCTATTAGGCTTTTTAAGGACTGAGTAGGTAGACTTGATTTTCAATCTTATAGGTATTTTGTTGAGTATTATGTTCAGCCTTCTGATTATAAAACCAAGCTCCAACATTGCAAAAAACATTTCTTGAAATCTCCAAGTGAAAATTTTGCAAGGCATTGGTGATCAACTGTCAAGAGTTCATGATCATGCAGCCAAGCCAACTGGTAAGGTATCTTCTTCTCTCCAATCTtcaagttaaacttctcaaagaaATTTACCAAGATATTCTCTATTCTTGTCCCATCGAAGATCATTGTGATACTTCTTTCGCTACACATTCTGATAGCTGTAAAGACACTTACATTGTGCAACTTCACCAAGTCGATTGATGCCTTCTCTAGTTCTTTGATTCCTTAGGGGAGCAGATTGGTTTCTTTTATCAAGAACACTTAGATTTTAGAACTTAGGGGGAAGATTGATCCAATAAATATTGGATCTCTATTATTTCAGGAAAGGCAAGATGATGTGGTGGAATAGAGATTAGAAGAAATAGTATGATTTTTTAAGAAAACTATGTTTGTGACAAAACCATCGCTCTTTTGAGGTACCAGTGAGCTACTCGGTGGATGGAATTGATTAATTTCTTGAACTTAATGGTTTCAACTTCAAATTTAAAAGATCAAGGAAGAGATAGCTAAAGAGATGTCAAGAATGAGATACAGGAAGGGCTGTTGTCATACGAAATTTGATAGAGAGCAGATGCAGGGGAAACTAGAATAATATAGAGGAAAACATAGACAAAGGCTTCAAGCCAAAACACAAACTTCCATTTGTATTAAACTGAAGGCGTAGTTGACTAACCTAATCGAGCAAATATCAATTTAATTTCTTATAGACAAATCAAAAAATTAGGATAGCTTCACAGCCCATAACTTATTGAGATAAGGCCAAGCAAACCATACTAATATCTCTAAGTAAGTACACAAGTAAGGccaaaaatatccaaaataaacaaaaaagtaCTATCTGGATCAAGGTTCGTAGTTTTGGTTACCAAATGTGTGTGTTGATCCATGGCCAGACCAGTACTGATGTGGTCGTATTGCGAACCAttggggagggagaggaggggaagaagaaggTAGAGAaagcaaagaaagaagaagaacgaaaagaggaaaaaggaagaaggaagaaggaaaagaggaagaaggaagtgaaagtagaaggaagaagaggaaaaagaagatggaagaagaggtggagaaggagaagaaggaagcgtATTCAAAACCATGTTGACAACGTACAGCAGGTGGCGGAGAGCTAGGCGATGGCGGACGACAACATTCCATGCATGGAGAGGGATCGATCGTGAGGAAAGACGAAGAAGTTGCAAGCACTAATCATGACTTTTGACTTCtctttaatcctttttttttgttttatggaTTGGACTAGATCGGCCTGAAATGGGAGCGGTCCGCATCTCGGTTTGGGCTCAAACCGGTTAAGTTAGCCCGATGAAAGCCGAACCATGCAAAATTGCCATCAATGATCAGGATTAATCCTAATACAATGGAAACCAAGACCCAACCATATCTATCCTGCATCAGTAGCTTTTGAActtctaataatatttttgttgAGTATTTTTTATCCTTGCAACATTTTCAACATTTTCTTTCATCTATATTTTGTTTTGCATATTTGCAGCTATAAGTTTCCTTAAAATTAACCATTATTTTTTCTGGCTTCTACAGCTTTCAGTGGATATTGAGCATTTCCGCTCATTATCCCTCTCACCTGCGCTGGATGGAAATGCAGATATTGTATGTCCATTGAGGGTCTCATTTTGTTTGTTCTGTATGTTTTAGTCCTTATCTAACTTATATATTCCTTGCAGACAACCCttaaaagttatttatttttcgcTTTTTTGTCTTTATACCAGATGGAGGTTTGCAGCATTATAGATTGCCTTGAGAGGTTCACTGCATTAGAACATCTGGAGAATTTCCGCTGTGGTCGCTGTTGGCATATTGGTGCTTTAAAGTACTTGTCCGTCAGTGCAGATAAGGATGAGGTGCTTTCATTTTGCATCATTAGTCTTTCCTGTGGCAAGGAAAAAATCTTGCACTTATTTCATTTGTATCAACGAATATAGATCCAACTCGTGGCACTTTTTTTTGTCATCATACAGGAAAAAATTGACAAGCTTAGCCACTGTGTCAATCTGGACTGTTGTGATTGCAAAAGTCTATTTCATCAAGAGGAAATAAAATGGACTGGGTTTTCTTGTGCTTTAAAGCAACTATGTCTCACTCGATGTCCCAAGGTATGAAGTAGCAAAAGCATTGTTTTGCTACCTAGCTTTTCTCCAGGTGTTCAGGTGCCATATCGTCAACTGAACGAGAAGAATATCCAATGaaattttatgatgatataaatatatttcttCTAGATTTTGTGCATTCATCTGCAACGTGCTTCAATGAATGACAATGGTGATCTCATCAAACTTCAGGTTTGCAAATTTGTTGAATTCAGTTGAACTTTCAAGATTTAATTACTTTGATACATCTGCTTTATTAAGAAACAACAATGTTCTGATTGTAGGGACATATCTCCTTTCCTTTCATTCTGGACCTCTTTCCATTTATGAAAGCCGGGAAAATTTTGGCAGAAGAATTCCCAGTGCAATGTACTCGGAGTAATGTACAGAGGCAGCAGCAGCCACTAGATCCTCGACTGATCCAAATAAATATGCAATATAAAAAACAATTTCTAGGACATGTCTATGGAACTGGGAGAGAAAATCTGTTGAATGGTTTTCCAATAAACAGTTTTCAGAGATCAAGCAATGAATTGAAATCAGATGACTCATCTGCTGAGACTATTATTGAGGACAAAGTCGAAGTTGCAGAGGTGAGAGTGAAATGGTCAATTTAACTTTTAATACCAAGGCGAGATTAGATAAAATGGTGCAATTGTCTTATTTCTCCTAGTAATTCATCTTACAATATGCTAGTTTGGATGGTATTTCCTCTTACAACACGAATAAATCAAACTTAATGTCTAGATGTTTGTTGTTCTGTTTTGCATGTCTTTTCTTCTCTAGTAATTCATAAATCTAAATGCATAAGGTTTTGCCAATTTATATTGGTGCATTTATTTTATGTTGGAAGTAAGGAATTTAACTTGAAACATAGCTGCTCTCCAAAGACTTGTTCAGACTACCTGTATGCTGTAACTTAGGCCACTTGGACTACCTCCTTATCAGGTGCAGGCTCGTGAAGTTAGTAGCTCATGCTCCTCAGCGAGTTTCATGTATCTCCTTACTTCTGTTGTTGAGCACTATGGAAGATCAGGAAGTGGTCATTATGCAGCATATAGGAGAGTAACAAGTAAATCAGGTGCTGGCAATTCAATGGGCACACAAGTAACTGAACAAAGCCAATGGTTCTATGTCTCTGATCATGAAATATCAGATGTCTCGGAAGAATCTGTTTTGTCTGCAGAAGCCAGCCTACTTTTCTATGAAAGAATtgatggagactttaatactgttacaTAAAGGTGTGACATGTAACCACTCTCCTGTGCAGTTTTTACTTGTTCCTGCTGCTTGTTGATTTCATGCTTTATAAACTTCTAaaaagagaaatgagatggatgctAATTTTTTTTGTCAAACATTTTTTATTACTATTGTACCCCTTATCATACAGTAAACTTAATACTTTAAGACTAGTTTTGGAATATAAACAAGAAACCAATGCATGTACTTAACTGATTATGATTTTCTAGTTtagatttaataaattttttaatgtgTATTCGTAGCAGAAGAATGTTTCTCATACCCACAACGTGCTCCAGTGAAATGCCTCACATATATTCTTAAAAGGAATCTGATTGTTTATTGTGAATGATAGCCTATTGTAATAAAACCCTTTTTTTAAGTCATTGAGGCCTTTTTTCCTGATTTGGATGCACATGTTTACTAGTATAATAATAATGAGTATGTTCGTCTAACTTACGGTAATattcttgtttttcttttcagATAGACAGACTGCAGCAGCCCAACAaatacagaaaagaaaaaaaaaacattctatGACCATGAATTCAAACAAGCATGTGCTCTGGTCATCTGGTTGATGATTTCTTTGAAGTATTCAGACACTAGAATCTTTACAAATGAAAACAAAAATCAATTTCGTCTTGTGAGGAAGACAGAATGTCCATGTTTCTTTTCAGTGGTTGGCtctgattctaaagcttttgcaTAGTTTGTCCCAATGTGGTATGTAAACCGAACAAAGATTTAAAGAAGAATTTTGACAACAAGACAAACATCAGAATATAAGGGAATGGAACTGCCACCACATTGAATTGACATGCATGTAGGCCAATTTCATCTCCATCTCATAGGCCTAGGTTGTCAAGGGTATATTTCTGTTTCAGGATGATACTGGGATGAGTATATTGTTGCTTCTTGCAAAAAATGAATACATTGTTGTTGGTAATTGACGAGCATTTTTAAGTGAATAGTGTTTGCATCAGGGCTTTTTAGATCATTGTAGTCACATCAAATATTCTTCAAGATTTACTAATTTCTATGATGACTTCAGTGACTGCATCCTCAATTCTACTATACTAGTATGCTTGCTATCTTGGATCCTGATTCAACTGGCATGGTTGTGACCAGTTTCCCATGTATCACCCTGGGTAGGAGAGCTGAAGGTGCTCAGGTAATTGATATTAGCCTGTCATTCTTGAATGATGCATCACCCTGAATAAACCTTTGAACCACATGTTTTATTTGCCATATCCAATTTCTTTTAAGTTTACTTAAAGTATGTATTTCAGTTTACAGCTTAAACACTGGATTTAATGCCCAAGTAATTATGTTGATTGATCATCCTGTATAGCAATTTCAGCTGGTGGTGAAGAGTGTATAATGGAATGGTTGTTTTCTGATGTTGCTGCCATATTATGTAGCTGGATGCTGTTAGATTTGATGACTgatttaattttatcattatcTTGTCCATGCTTTTATGGTAGCTGATTATTTTGGCAAATGAAACTGTTAATCTACATTGTCTAGCGATGCAGGCCTGACATAAAACTATGTACAACTGCCATTCCAGCGAGCAATTTTTGTTTGGTTGCAGGTAAACATGACGAATGCTATACTTGCTGATTTCTGGGTTATATATTTTCTACTTAAATATAAACTGTCTTATAAGTTTTTAAAACGTTTATTGCTAATattgagctaattacatattatcttctaTAGTTAGATCTTATTAGTATTTCAGTTCATaaacttaaaaatttatattggaatcactataattataattatgaagtgaaatatctaattttatttattttagtatTGTTGGTTTTATCGATGGAAGTACGAAGATGatggacaaaaaaataatttgaacatCTTAGTTATATTTTCGGTAATGGTAAATGGTGTCATCATTGGGGGTCATAATTGATGAGCGGCGATGAGAGTTTAGgtaaagggagaggaggaagagaatgaTACGGACGCTTTATATTTGTTGGCATCGATATAGATGTCGAGTGATATTTTCGTCGTTTTATATTTATGTTAGTATTGATATAATTATTGAGCGACATTGATATCGATGCAAAGCGACGAAAGGGTCGCTCGACATCTGTATCGACGTCATTTCGCAACCCCATCCTCTAGCTCCAACTTAGCAGGACAGTCTCCACCCTCTCCTCAACCACCTTGTGCTGTCATTTTGTGCCCATTCATCAAGGATCTATAACCTTCTGCGCTCGAGGATTGTCATAAACttggaggtgaagaggccagagtTAGAGGACGAAGAGGCCATAGGGTGCAAATGGGGGACAATAGGATCGAGATTGTAAGACATACAAAGGGGGTGGACTCGTTACAGACCTACGTTAGAGATGCAACAACTAGCATTGAAGGAGCGGCAAGTGACACAGGTGGCTTGGCGGACATGGTGAGCGGACATGGTGAGCCACGAGGAAGTTGACATTATGGACGGATGCGTCACAGGCCTAACAAAGGAAGGCTGCATTCAGCTCGTATTAGACCATCGATCTTTCATCGCACAGCATTTGCATCGTCCTCTTTCTCCTTTCCTTTTATCTCATCTCTCGTCGTCACTCTTCCTTTTCGTCCACAAtaaccatgtgtggcctctaacgGTGTCGTCGTTTGCCACCATCGAAAACGTAATTgggatgttgaaattatttttttgtttattgttttCATGTTTTCATCGGTAAAACCGTTgatgttaaaataaataaatatagtttgatgtttcattttcataattataggaatttcaatataaattttttaagtctaaagaTTAGAATACTAAAGAGGTCTAACTCCAAGAGCTATTATGTAATTAGTCTGTTAAAATTTTTACTAATAACAAGAGGACATATTCTTTATAACTGTTACCATCAAATTTTGATTGTCTAATATGATTGGGTATTCAGAGCTAACCCAGATCAACTTTAGAATTTGTCTTATACGTTAATGTGATGTCAAGAGAGTGAAATGTTACTGTCTAAAATCTTGCCAGAACTACAtcgggagggggggggggcgggtgGCGGCATTAACCCGATAAGATAAGATCCCTTTCGATTAAGTTAATTTAggtttgaaggatttgatccagtgTTGAGTTTTAGAGGATAATTAATCCAAGAGAATAAGATGTCTAACAGCATAACAGCATAATTGTGGACCTATATATAGTGTGGAACGCGATTGACAGGTAAAAATTATGATTAATATATGAATAATTATGCACATCGTTTAGTCATAAATGGGACTATGAAGTCATGCACTAAGTCCGGAGGCATACGAGTAATGGTGTATCAGCTCAGCCTTTCATTGATGCCACGTGGTCGATTAAGTTACCCTCCTTGGTGTCATGCTTCCTGTTTTATACGTTCTACCCCCTATGTGCCACGCCGACAGAGAGGGGGCGAAGCATCGACTGCGGTAATCACATGTCAACTAACAATAAGATGTTGTAAGTGTTGGACAGATGAGGAGGACACGATGATAGCTGTCCACGTGTCATACGTGTCATGACCCGTGTCAATACGCTCTTGCAAGTTTACTCTCATGAACGATACACATCTCCAATTATTCCATATTTTCCTTGTATGCATCTCTCTGTCTACTTATTCTAACGAGAGACTCAGCTCTCTCTCCCCATAGTATCTGTAAATATTGCTTTTATATTTATCTATATTctttcattatttttctattcATTTAACATCTATTTTGATTTTCATATTGTGGTGAAACCCGAATAGTACTTACTGTATAGAAATCACACTCTAATGTCACATATATATACTCTCTCGGACCGGCAACAACCAAAAGTTGACCTTCTCGAGTACAGAAATTTCCATTCCCTTTGCCTAGGAGAAATAAACATCGAATTCTTAATACAACTAGGAATTGACCTTCTCAAATCACCCTGCCACCTTCACCAACCCTTTGTTGGAGATCTACCAAATAAGGGAGGTTGAATCTTCTGCCCGGTGGAGAGAGACCGGTAGACAGCATTCTGACCTTCATCAGTAGTCGTTAGGACCTGAGCCAGTTAGGACCAACATTGATCGATACCTCTGCTCCGTTGGCTGAAGTAGCACGAGAGTTCGTAACTGCCGTCGGCTTTAGCAGTGTGTAAAAGATCTCCATGCAAGCCTTCTATAATCAACCCATACAATCCGAGTCAAGATCATAAACACCCAGGCAAGCATTTGTGTGACCACTTTGCTCCGCTTCTGACGGACAGGAGAGCAGCCTCACGCCGGCGTTAATTTTAGTGCGCACCTGAATTTTCCGGGAAAGTACATCTTTCCTCATTGTTGGACTATCCACCAGTGCTTAAAATGAAAGGCCAAAGTAGACCGCCTGTTAAAACAGAACAATAGAACATTGACAATGCAAGATTACTTTGGCCTTCTCGAAACAAAACGAAGACCGAATCCCTAACCGTGACCACGGCAGTTCTGTTAGTGCAAATCACATAAATTGGGTGGCTGAACCACCCATTTACAATCCTCTACAAAAGGAACACAGCCTTTGCCCTTGTTGCTCCATGGATTAATTACCTCTTGGTTCAGATGGAGATGTAGAGGAATATCCACGGTGGCCAACAGCATCTGTTAACTAAAAGGACATAAATTAAGGCTTGACCTGCCTTTCCAATACAAACCTAGAATGTCAACAAAGCAAAGGCAAGATGTTCAAAGAGAGTTACTACTGAATCATTCTACAGAACCGATTTCTGTGGCTATGGACCCATTAATTGTTGTCAGTACCATCAATTTTCCAGGAAGACTTGTTGCTCAGATCCTTTTGAGGCATGTTTTCCTGAGTGTTTGATTGCTCTAGGTTCCTGCTTTAGCGGGGTATGATAAAAGAGTTATCTGACTTGTCCACATATATAATATGAAGTAGAATCTGATGTTTACATATTAAAGGAAGCCTTTTGTATCGTATATGGATGTGGTAATTGGCCTTTTTACATATATTATCAATGTTGAGGTACCTGAACCTGTCGGAGAAGTTCCTCGAGTTCAACAGTAATTTCTGAGAATGTAGGCCGTTTAGCAGGATTTGCCTCCCAGCATCTCTGCATCAAGTCCAGCAATGTAGGATGTGTTTTCTGGGGAAGCACAGGACGAAGCCCCTGGTATTGGAAGTAAACACGATATAAGCTTCTACATGACAGAACACCCGCAATCAACAGCATATTTAAGTTGTCCAATACCAActtctaaataattttttaaaccaTGTAAAACATATGGGCGCTTCAAAACAATTACAGAAATTTATCAcagaaaaaagggagagattatattGATGTTGCATGGATATGGACTTGCAAATTGGCTTTGGACATTTAATATATCTCATttggcaaaagattgatgacctaTGGATACTAGAAATTTTGCTTGCCATAAAGGGATTATGTTCTGATTCTGAAGAAAATACAAGTCCATGGGAGCTTCAACCAAGAATACACATGAGCTTCAGCCAAAGAGTCCTGACCTGGTTGGCAACAAATCTCCCTTAGTCCATGTTTCATTTTTTATAGTGTTCGAGTATATGAATACTCTTCTCTAAAAGACAAATGGGTCAATTTTAATTGTCATTACTAATGATGCTAAACCCATAGATGATAAATTTGGTATGTGACAACCCCAATATTAAGACATATCGGGCATAATTTTTGGTATCCAATTCAAGAATACAGGACACATTGCCAAATTTTCAATAATTCAATATTACTTGCATGACAAAAACCACTTATTCCTAGATAAATCACATGAGTTAATC
This genomic stretch from Musa acuminata AAA Group cultivar baxijiao chromosome BXJ3-9, Cavendish_Baxijiao_AAA, whole genome shotgun sequence harbors:
- the LOC135648724 gene encoding ubiquitin carboxyl-terminal hydrolase 27-like, which gives rise to MALQERNIGSLYLPWMTGGNDSSEIIYVAGLKNLGNNCFLNVILQALASCSCFVSFLRNLLVMDVESIEEYMPLLVTLTTLLEDLCIIHDERTILDPRKVMLALSFYVSSFKLTRQQDAAEAFLHLLCSVEEEVLQCYAPHSSSLAEITGLPSRIHKPKSKSHTDYEQWRRYIYGPFDGTVGSILTCRSCSSMLSVDIEHFRSLSLSPALDGNADIMEVCSIIDCLERFTALEHLENFRCGRCWHIGALKYLSVSADKDEEKIDKLSHCVNLDCCDCKSLFHQEEIKWTGFSCALKQLCLTRCPKILCIHLQRASMNDNGDLIKLQGHISFPFILDLFPFMKAGKILAEEFPVQCTRSNVQRQQQPLDPRLIQINMQYKKQFLGHVYGTGRENLLNGFPINSFQRSSNELKSDDSSAETIIEDKVEVAEVQAREVSSSCSSASFMYLLTSVVEHYGRSGSGHYAAYRRVTSKSGAGNSMGTQVTEQSQWFYVSDHEISDVSEESVLSAEASLLFYERIDGDFNTVT